One genomic window of Anaerofustis stercorihominis DSM 17244 includes the following:
- a CDS encoding DnaB-like helicase C-terminal domain-containing protein: MNDSERKYHVNKILSDTTGYVEDITEEDKKKADKYRADIEEYNLKSEYHRAKDFYTDIKNSINKPYIPTGFYNLDQELDGGLKEGIYFIGAISSLGKTTFCLQLAYQMARQNQDVLFISLEQSANELRAKSISRNTYILSGVSKHLAKSANIITDYEKISKFNEFEKELYFNALSLYREESRNLFIIESVYNYGVKELEEDIKKHIDFRNKKPVVFIDYVQILSPINDRYTDKQNTDRTVTNLRRLARDNHLTIFGISSFNRDNYNNPVTMTAFKESGAIEYSSDVLIGLQPQGLQFAKNNTEKEENRKIIEECKLSDERYIELVILKNRNGRTGGKVFFKFIPKYNYFEETDKHEEEREEVKQETIFT; this comes from the coding sequence ATGAACGACAGCGAAAGAAAATATCATGTAAATAAAATACTTAGTGATACAACTGGATATGTAGAGGATATCACGGAAGAAGACAAGAAAAAGGCAGATAAATACAGAGCGGATATAGAAGAGTATAACCTTAAAAGCGAATACCACAGGGCTAAAGACTTCTACACGGATATAAAGAACAGCATTAATAAGCCCTATATCCCAACAGGTTTTTATAATTTAGATCAAGAGCTTGACGGAGGACTTAAAGAGGGCATTTATTTTATCGGTGCTATATCTTCACTGGGTAAAACTACCTTTTGCTTACAGCTTGCATATCAAATGGCAAGACAAAATCAAGATGTACTATTTATAAGCCTTGAACAGTCAGCAAACGAACTGAGAGCAAAAAGCATAAGCAGAAACACATATATATTAAGCGGGGTAAGTAAACACCTTGCGAAGTCCGCAAATATAATTACCGATTATGAGAAGATAAGTAAATTCAATGAATTTGAAAAGGAATTGTATTTCAATGCTTTAAGTTTATACCGGGAAGAAAGCAGAAACCTTTTTATAATCGAGAGTGTATATAACTACGGTGTAAAAGAACTTGAAGAGGATATAAAAAAGCATATAGACTTCCGTAACAAAAAGCCAGTGGTATTTATTGACTATGTTCAGATACTTTCTCCGATAAATGACCGCTACACGGATAAGCAGAACACCGACAGAACGGTAACAAATTTAAGGAGGCTTGCACGTGATAATCATTTAACCATTTTTGGTATATCTTCCTTTAACCGTGATAATTATAATAATCCCGTAACAATGACAGCATTTAAGGAAAGCGGAGCTATTGAGTATTCAAGCGATGTGTTAATAGGTTTACAGCCTCAAGGCTTACAATTTGCCAAGAACAACACCGAGAAAGAAGAAAACAGAAAGATAATAGAAGAGTGTAAGCTGAGTGATGAAAGATATATAGAACTTGTGATACTGAAGAACAGGAACGGAAGAACAGGGGGAAAAGTATTTTTTAAATTTATACCTAAATATAACTACTTTGAAGAAACGGACAAACACGAGGAAGAGCGAGAAGAAGTAAAACAAGAAACTATATTTACTTAA
- a CDS encoding helix-turn-helix transcriptional regulator, which produces MVNSRKIKGRLKELGFTQEELANKMGITQSTLSHKINNTRTFKLDEALVLGKILEIKEDDFNLYFFYS; this is translated from the coding sequence GTGGTAAATAGTAGAAAAATAAAAGGTAGATTGAAAGAGTTAGGCTTTACACAGGAAGAGCTTGCCAATAAAATGGGTATCACTCAATCTACGTTGAGCCATAAAATAAATAATACAAGGACCTTTAAGTTAGATGAAGCTCTTGTATTAGGCAAAATTTTAGAAATTAAAGAAGACGATTTTAATTTATATTTTTTTTATTCTTAG
- a CDS encoding TetR/AcrR family transcriptional regulator, whose product MDETSLKIINASMNLIMEKGYSLTTTKEIANKAGVNESTIFRKFNGKKDIVLNAMELREWNPDLAEDDFKGYSFDLKKDLLRFSHTYLDKVTPKFVKVSLGLRCPELYEHTKEGIMQIPMAFKRGLSDYFKEMYKIGIVGNDDFEGLAVMFLSINFGFIFFKASFGDSLTPLPKETYIENSIDVFVNGIKK is encoded by the coding sequence ATGGACGAAACGAGTTTAAAGATAATAAACGCTTCAATGAACTTGATAATGGAAAAGGGGTATTCTCTTACGACCACAAAGGAAATAGCGAATAAAGCCGGGGTAAATGAATCTACCATATTCAGAAAATTCAATGGTAAAAAAGATATAGTTTTAAATGCAATGGAGCTCAGGGAGTGGAACCCTGATTTGGCTGAAGATGATTTTAAAGGTTATTCATTTGATTTAAAAAAAGATTTGCTGAGATTTTCTCATACTTACTTGGATAAGGTTACTCCCAAGTTCGTTAAAGTATCTTTAGGGCTTCGATGTCCCGAGCTTTATGAACATACAAAAGAAGGGATAATGCAGATACCTATGGCTTTTAAAAGAGGGCTTTCTGATTATTTCAAAGAAATGTACAAAATAGGTATAGTCGGTAATGACGATTTTGAGGGTTTGGCAGTTATGTTCTTATCCATAAATTTCGGATTTATATTCTTTAAAGCTTCTTTTGGCGACAGTCTTACGCCTTTACCAAAAGAAACTTATATCGAAAATAGCATAGATGTATTTGTAAACGGAATAAAAAAATAA
- a CDS encoding O-antigen ligase family protein, producing the protein MNILQNFFILILNPIYTITKKIPEKIKETLITVCFIYLFLMQIFINSNFFIWDGISFTSQAFLGCIFLFFIIIMSINKKLELLNNFRVLPTLWMTFGVIIIIVSFIHPVGEGFRALALTVLIAFPCLYFVWGNRGDYNKLFELITKAIAFVGGMYFIFCILTVPFETAVTHAGRYAGTANNPNFLGMICSIVLCASLYLIINETKYIWLYYAVCGLSLMFSVLSVSRTSILSILITTIFFIIFYFKVNIVNNKKKLILNMITIILIFISFSILGLSINKSISNLSTEYTTNKTNDSTKKLIKNKNVTKTNAFDRLKIEDKDLNTISSGRLTIWKYYLKHINLIGNKVIKTVYVKDLNLKVYGAHNTPLDIAYRTGVINGVVWLIIEIFTGLKALIFVFGKKYKEPYYLFMSMSIIIFCVYSMLEIAIFPFKSQPVLLFYLAISPLFFKKDI; encoded by the coding sequence ATGAACATATTGCAAAATTTTTTTATATTGATTTTAAATCCAATATATACAATAACAAAGAAAATTCCTGAAAAAATAAAAGAAACCTTAATAACAGTTTGTTTTATTTATCTTTTCTTAATGCAAATTTTTATAAATTCTAATTTTTTTATTTGGGATGGAATTAGTTTTACAAGTCAAGCCTTTTTGGGATGCATATTTTTGTTTTTTATAATAATTATGAGCATAAATAAAAAGCTTGAATTATTAAACAATTTTAGAGTATTACCTACATTATGGATGACCTTTGGAGTTATAATCATTATCGTTAGTTTTATTCATCCAGTAGGAGAAGGCTTTAGAGCTCTAGCTTTGACGGTTTTAATTGCATTTCCTTGTCTTTATTTTGTCTGGGGCAATAGAGGGGATTATAATAAATTATTTGAACTCATAACAAAAGCTATTGCTTTTGTTGGAGGTATGTATTTTATTTTCTGTATTTTGACTGTACCATTTGAAACTGCTGTTACACATGCAGGAAGATATGCAGGAACAGCAAATAATCCAAATTTTTTGGGAATGATATGTTCAATTGTATTATGTGCATCTTTATATTTAATTATAAATGAAACAAAATATATTTGGTTATATTATGCTGTTTGTGGACTATCATTAATGTTTTCTGTTTTATCTGTTTCTAGAACTTCAATACTTTCAATATTAATTACAACAATATTTTTTATTATATTTTATTTTAAAGTAAATATAGTAAATAACAAAAAAAAATTGATATTAAATATGATTACAATTATTCTTATATTTATATCTTTTTCAATTTTAGGATTGTCGATAAATAAAAGTATATCTAATTTATCTACGGAATATACAACAAATAAAACTAATGATTCAACAAAAAAGTTGATAAAAAATAAAAATGTAACTAAGACAAATGCTTTTGATAGATTGAAAATAGAGGATAAGGATTTAAATACTATATCTTCAGGAAGATTAACTATATGGAAATATTATCTTAAACATATTAACTTAATAGGTAATAAAGTTATTAAAACTGTATATGTAAAAGATTTAAATCTTAAAGTTTATGGCGCTCATAATACTCCGTTAGATATAGCTTATAGAACAGGGGTTATAAATGGAGTAGTATGGTTAATTATAGAGATTTTTACAGGATTAAAAGCTTTAATATTTGTTTTTGGAAAAAAATATAAAGAACCTTATTACTTATTTATGAGCATGAGCATAATAATTTTTTGTGTTTATTCGATGTTAGAAATTGCAATATTTCCTTTTAAAAGCCAACCTGTGTTATTGTTTTATCTTGCAATATCTCCATTATTTTTTAAAAAAGATATTTGA
- a CDS encoding HD domain-containing protein produces MRKLYRMENRMTREEKNIFYKKLEHILSHEEVRKMQDFTQHGGTDTFSHCLNVALLSYRLSKKMKLKVNEESMLKGAMLHDFYLYDWHLDRDTREGFHGFRHPKRALDNALEHFDLDKKEANIISSHMWPLTFRKIPKSKEAFIVCMADKWCAVMETKESYVNKIKRLKYNS; encoded by the coding sequence ATGAGAAAATTATATAGGATGGAAAACAGGATGACCAGAGAAGAAAAAAATATTTTTTATAAAAAATTAGAACATATATTATCCCACGAAGAAGTGAGGAAAATGCAGGATTTCACTCAGCACGGAGGTACGGATACATTCAGCCACTGTTTGAACGTTGCACTTTTAAGTTACCGTTTATCTAAGAAAATGAAATTAAAAGTAAACGAGGAGTCAATGTTAAAAGGAGCTATGCTCCATGATTTTTACTTATATGACTGGCATTTGGACAGGGATACAAGAGAAGGCTTTCACGGTTTCAGACATCCAAAGAGAGCTCTCGACAATGCACTGGAACACTTTGACTTAGATAAAAAGGAAGCCAACATAATATCAAGCCATATGTGGCCTTTGACTTTTAGAAAAATCCCCAAAAGTAAAGAAGCTTTTATAGTTTGTATGGCAGATAAGTGGTGTGCGGTAATGGAAACAAAAGAAAGTTACGTAAATAAAATCAAAAGACTAAAATATAACAGTTAG
- a CDS encoding DUF1330 domain-containing protein has protein sequence MSYYFIVNIYLKEKSKPEEYKDYIDLVKPIVEKYGGEYLVRTDEITYLTDDYTPDRIIIIRFKDIHSLNKCFDSKEYKQIENKRTGFVRSEAVVIGGSDENM, from the coding sequence ATGAGTTATTATTTTATAGTTAATATTTATTTAAAGGAAAAGTCTAAACCCGAGGAGTACAAAGACTATATTGATTTGGTAAAGCCTATAGTGGAAAAATACGGGGGAGAGTATCTCGTAAGAACAGATGAAATAACGTATTTGACCGATGATTATACTCCCGACAGAATAATCATCATAAGATTTAAGGATATTCATAGCTTAAATAAATGCTTTGATTCAAAAGAGTATAAGCAAATAGAAAATAAAAGAACAGGCTTTGTAAGAAGTGAAGCCGTAGTCATCGGAGGTAGTGATGAAAATATGTGA
- a CDS encoding tyrosine-type recombinase/integrase: protein MGKRINTAKWSEKYQRWQINVQKDGVRRSFYSSVKGRNGQREANRKADNWLESSITNDNQTVEKLSIQFIEYQSLRVGKSRQENIKSHFKLYINKLIGNKKIANLTEQDLQNVLDFMYKKGKGYSYIDEVKRTILPFMKFLRKNKITTLNPEFLEVNPKARRKDKKGTLQPKDIYTLFRSPYTLLYGEKTKDIFIYAYRFAVVTGLRRGELLGLKWSDILRDINGSTILYVNRAVNEFGEITQGKTDNAKRSFILPQIAVEILEEQNIQQTCKSPYIFTDKYNERIRPQQLTARFRIYANYNKLSRHTLHELRHTFISLNKDNLSLSLLKDFVGHSPNMKTLSIYGHSIENETLEASKLINDRFNEILNKKNNY, encoded by the coding sequence ATGGGAAAAAGAATTAATACCGCCAAATGGTCGGAAAAGTACCAAAGGTGGCAAATAAACGTACAAAAGGACGGTGTTAGAAGAAGTTTTTATAGTTCAGTAAAAGGACGTAATGGTCAGAGAGAAGCAAACAGAAAGGCTGATAACTGGCTTGAAAGCAGTATAACTAATGACAATCAAACAGTAGAAAAGCTAAGCATACAATTTATCGAATATCAAAGCTTAAGAGTTGGGAAAAGCAGACAGGAAAATATTAAAAGTCATTTCAAACTATACATAAATAAACTTATAGGTAATAAAAAAATTGCCAACCTTACGGAACAGGACTTACAGAATGTTCTTGATTTTATGTATAAGAAAGGTAAAGGCTATAGCTATATTGATGAAGTAAAAAGAACAATACTACCTTTCATGAAATTTCTAAGGAAGAATAAAATTACAACTCTTAATCCCGAATTTTTAGAAGTAAACCCAAAAGCTAGAAGAAAAGATAAAAAAGGTACTCTTCAGCCTAAAGATATTTATACTCTTTTTAGATCGCCTTATACCCTCCTCTACGGAGAAAAAACAAAAGATATATTTATATATGCTTACCGTTTCGCTGTTGTTACCGGACTTAGAAGAGGCGAACTACTGGGGCTTAAATGGTCGGATATTTTAAGAGATATAAACGGCAGTACTATTTTATATGTAAATAGGGCTGTAAATGAATTTGGAGAAATAACACAAGGAAAGACAGACAATGCAAAGAGGTCTTTTATACTTCCTCAAATCGCGGTTGAAATCCTCGAAGAACAAAATATACAACAAACATGTAAAAGTCCTTATATCTTTACCGATAAATATAACGAAAGAATACGACCTCAACAGCTTACGGCACGTTTTAGGATATATGCAAATTATAACAAATTATCAAGACATACCTTGCATGAGTTAAGACATACTTTTATAAGCCTAAATAAAGATAATTTAAGCTTATCGTTGCTAAAAGACTTTGTTGGCCATAGTCCTAATATGAAAACATTGAGCATATACGGACACTCAATAGAAAATGAAACCCTTGAAGCTAGTAAACTTATTAATGACCGCTTCAATGAAATCTTGAATAAGAAGAATAATTATTAA
- a CDS encoding helix-turn-helix domain-containing protein encodes MNNLEIGNRIKQVRQEKGLSLRELGEIIGISGATIQRYENGLINRLKLPVIESIANALGVNPSWLIFKSKNKYKTLVNDKNTISSENKDLLNKFNKLSPNRQKRINKFIDMELEEQKEEEMAKESTAAYTGTDGGHSIAAESTQKYNQAEEKSKPKVTKEDLDRIYNKIDKE; translated from the coding sequence ATGAATAATTTAGAAATTGGTAACAGAATAAAACAAGTTAGACAAGAAAAAGGACTGAGTTTGAGAGAACTTGGAGAAATTATTGGTATATCAGGAGCAACTATACAAAGGTATGAAAACGGACTTATAAATAGATTGAAACTACCAGTAATTGAAAGTATTGCAAATGCTTTAGGTGTAAATCCGTCTTGGTTGATATTTAAAAGTAAAAATAAATATAAAACTCTTGTTAATGATAAAAATACAATATCATCAGAAAATAAAGACCTTTTAAACAAATTTAATAAACTTTCACCTAATAGACAAAAAAGAATAAATAAATTTATAGATATGGAACTTGAAGAACAGAAAGAAGAAGAAATGGCAAAAGAAAGCACTGCAGCATACACCGGAACTGACGGAGGGCATAGTATCGCGGCAGAAAGCACACAGAAATATAATCAAGCAGAAGAAAAGTCTAAGCCCAAAGTCACAAAGGAAGACTTGGATAGAATTTATAACAAAATAGATAAGGAATAA